A window of Dermacentor andersoni chromosome 4, qqDerAnde1_hic_scaffold, whole genome shotgun sequence genomic DNA:
acgttaaagaacccccggtggttaAAATTTCCAGAATCCGccattacggtgtgcctcataataagaaagtggtttcggcacataaaaccgcACAACTTAATTTTAAGGCAATGCTTCGCAGCCGTTATTTGCAGTCTTCGTAACGTAATACTTAATTATAGTTAATTATTGGGTCGTGTttacgaaaacaaaacaaaacaaaaaacaaagaagataCATGCAGATCCAGCGTGAAAATAAAGCAGATAATTAAATACTACACATACAATATCGCTGCGTACAAATGTGTTCCCTTCCGTCTTTTGCAGCGTGCAATCTCACGCAATGCTTACCTAGGTCACAACAGTCCCAACTAAAATCGAACGTAGATGGAACGTAGCTTTTAATGTTCATGCACTACACTGCTATCAAACTAGGCCGAAACCATAATCAGGTGCAGGCACACGATGAGATGACGCAGCGACGCGACAAAAACGAAGCCGATGTAAGCTGCTTGTCAAATATTGGTGTGGAAATATTCCAAGTTATCACCGGTTCACGGGTCAAATATTGGCCTATTGATGGGAAAGCataaaatggcccattgagcCAAAAAGCCAGAGTCTGTAGCATTGAATCACGCAAAAAATTTGGCTCATTGGCTGCGACGACACGTCACGTGCGCTCCTGGACGTGGCGCGGGCGAGAAGGAACACCTGCTGCCCCGCTGGCACGCCAGATGTGGCGTGAAGGGtaagggcatcgccgcgacgccccGTTACCTTCGCTCTCGATCTCGGAAGGccgtgttatccgcgcgttccttggccCTGCGGATTAGTTGTTCCTAATGCTTTCTTGGGCTTTTAATAAAGCCCGCTTAAAATTTTTGAAGCCTTGTCTACTGTTGGATGTACTAGGATGTCAACATTGTTTTGCATTATTGGTGAGAAGGATGGACATTACTAACAAACTATTCGAAAAACATTCTATACTGTAATCTAATAACTTCTAGCACTATTTGATGTGTGCCTGATtggatttgcttctggcactatcgGATTCTTATTCGATTTGGTTAAGAAAGAGGACATTGACAGGTGCATGCAGAAAATACGACACGTATCTAGCTATATCTCTATCGCATATCTATATACTTGTAATAGTTGAATGCATTGCTTGTGCATGTACTATTCTTTGTTATTACTCATTTGCTTACTGTAAAAAGCTGCCACTTAAAGGTACGAGGGCGAGAACCCATCAATCTGCCTCATAGGCAGCTTTTCCTTTTCACCCCTCCATGTACATTGACACATGAATAAACTGATTGATAGATAATAAAGTAAGTAAAAAGAATTGGCCGGAAGTAATGTACTGTTTAACTAACAGGTTGATGTGCTTTATAGATTCTCGTGAGCCGACACTTGAAGTTCAGGCTttatgcagaatttttttttattacgcagcACACAGGCGCGCTTACTGATAATACTACTTCAGTGAGCAGATAGGGGATAATAAACCCGTTCTCTGGTACTTTCACTTGGCGAACATACAAGCTTCCTATATATGTCCATAAATATCTCCGCTGAAATACCACCCGACCCAGCAGTGGACCGCAGCCGAATCAAAAACGGACGGTTCGAAAAACAAACCCCTTTGTTTTAAAGGAGTAAAAATGGAGTAAGAGGGCGGTTACAGTTGCAGATGTACTCCTGAATTGTTATTCTTAATATGTCCCCATCGCCTGACGGTGTTGGCACAGACGATAAGTGCGAAACGACGGATATTTCGCACCTGACAGCACTGTACGGAAAGCTGCAGTGTTGCAAGAAGGGTGACTTTGTTGTACAATTATTTTGCAGACAATCGGCAACGCTTAGAACGGCCTAGGTATCTAACAGATGAACCATTCTCTCCTTTTgtttttctggtgcagtttgcTTTCTTCTCAGCACTTGCCGATGAGAAGGCGAATACATCTGTAATCGCTTTAGGGCCGCTCGATTACACGCCAGGTGCATGTGACGTTGGTACGGACGCAAAGGGTAAGCCTAATCAGtatttacgttttttttatttgctatgCTACTCGAATGATAACCAGGCCACTCCGGATTAAATAAATAATGACTGCAACTTCGTCTAGTAAAGATCACATTCATTCTAACATAGGCATATGAAAGCGGGTGACGAAAGCGAATTGGTTGGGTCGCAATATATTTGAGACGATCAGTGAGCCATCGACTTTGTTTGTGTTGATCATCGTGAAATCTAAATCCAACATTGCCAAGCAAGCGAAGAGCTGTATCAAAAAACAGAGGGCAGAATTTTTTTGGGCTTCCACATGTTTGCATTGCCATATACCACAGTTCCAGTTTTCCAGAAGCAAAGAACACATATTATTTggcgaatgttttcttttttcgttctgttAGGATTTACTACAGGGAAAATGGAGAGGCTCTAAGAAACATGTTTCCACCTAGTGCATTTCACTTACAGGAAACTTCAAAACATAAAAAAGAGTATGAATTATAAAggatgtttgaaagcacttcagTACACCGAAACAATAACACATAATGTGACGGCAAGAAcacaaagaaaataataaaacattGTTAGGCGAAAAGTAACAGAAGTGCGAGTCACTTTGCACGACCATGTCCACCACAGTCTAACCACATATCGGTTCTAACTGATCAACTGAATTAATGTTTTTTGATGATGCGCGAAGGCATATTCGGAGAAATGAGACATAGGTATCTCTACTATAAAGAAATGCTTTACGGTGATTAGTATTCTCTTTCATAACCTGTAATGAAACGTGGTCTAGCTTGGGAGGCTTTCACAGCTACTAATATATTGTTCACTTTGACTCAGGTTACTGCGATTTCGAGTTTAGCCAGTGTGGCTGGATGTCTAGCGATGGCTGGAAGCGAGACGAAAGGCCATCTGAACTTGACGATCCCCATCATCACATACGTTCTGGACCTGTCAACTCTGGTACGCAAGAATGGTTTAGTTTTTCTTGTACTTTCGGACTTTAGGATTGAAATTTATATGTCAGTAATTTGAATGACTAAAGAACTGTAGCCAGCTACTTTACTATCATTTCTCGGTTGTGCGCGcgcgcaagaaaagaaaggaagtcaAGAAAGAAGACAATATACTGACATGCATTGCGCCCTTCCGTCATTTATTGCGCTAAGTAATTTCCGGCAACGATAACTGCATGACAACGACGATCCTAATGGCTGCGCTATGACAAAGGCAGCATAAGGACGACACCTAGGAGAAGGCGTCACAGTGACGACGGTCACATCTCAAACACGACACGATGAACGCCATCACATGTTGAGAATGGGACATCAATGATGATTACAGCGTCATGAGTACAGCATCATGACGGCAGCGACATGACGATGCCCAGGGAGTGACGACGACGCTTCATTAACTGACGTTCAAGATATCGAAGAGGTGTCTTCGTGGGAGGGGCACTGAGAGTAAGTGCTGAACTGCAAGCTGCGCTGCGAACGATCCCGTTTGCACCGCCAAAGGTGTCCATGTATGTATCTTTCCTGGCGAATAATTATGACTGTGCCACTTTTCCAGACCTCATATTCCATAGAAAGCCTTGCTCTGTGCGAAACTTTCATCGTGTGTCTTGTGATctgcccaagaaaaaaaaaatggatgcgCTTTTTGAGCGTTACACATGAGCGCTATGAGGTAAAACGTTATATTAAATAATTGAGGGCCTTAATTATGATTGCGATGATTGTCGCCCGATTTTGAACTGTAAAACGTTTCTTCTTTCTCTATCTACCTATTATATTACATGAGTATTTTTCTCAGATGTACCTACTTGAGCTACTTAAAATGAGCCCTGAGTGTGATGTTGTGTCAGTCCCATTTTCATAGGATATTACCGCTCTGCGCTCTAAAATACACCATTCAGTCACAAAAAGAAGTCCTGAACGCGGCTGTAAATAAATATCAATCACTAGCTTTTATTTGTCTAGTTTTTTTTTAGTATCCCCTCAGTTCTATCTGTTCGGATACCTGTTGTTGCACAGTAGGCCTCAAAGGAGCTCCGAGTAGCCGCTACAGAAGCCTACTGCAGACTAGAAGCCTGCTACAGAATTAGAAGCCTGCTACAGACGCCTCGATTGGACGCGGCATCGTGGTACACAACTGGTGCACTGAAGTGCTAGACCTCAACCACTTTGTTTTCGAGCTCTGCCCATAGAATTTTGGAACTTAATGTCCGCTATTTTCCCGCAGAGCGCTTTTACTTGACGCGCGGATCCCCCTACGCCTACGCCACAACAATTGGCTTTTAGCCTATAACGTCGCAGCGTAATATACCAGCATACACAGAAGGCGGAGACGAAAATGGCAGTTGGGCCGCCTTGCAGTAGATCGCATATTATGCCGCATTTGCATGTTACAAAGTTAATGAAGTGACGAATGTCTGAAGATACTACTCAAGGAGGTTGGTGCTGATTGAAGAACCACCGGATGGCATGCTTGCCGGCAATTGCAAGAGGAACTAAGGCACAAGACCACGGCAGAGGCGGAAATGAACAAAACAAGGAGACAATGCCTGCAGTGCCGTAAAGCGGCAGCAACAGAAAGCAAACAGCCAACAGCTGCACTAAAGGGCGGTGAAATGATGATAAAATTGCTCGATTGGTGTTTGACTGGTGCTTATAAGTTCTGCACCCCCACCTCTCGTCCTGAGCTTTTCCTACTTTAAAGTTTTCTCTACCTCCTTAGTTATGTTTTTTTATCTCTTTCAAGCTTTTTAGTCATCAAGGATACTTGAGCTTTATGTTTGCTAAATGCTGGAGTCGGAAACGTCTGCGGTAGCTTTTGCTGacatgtgaaaaaaaattataggcggAGGTCTCGTGGTAGCGCAGGAAAGGAACAGACATGCAGTGTCCGTCTAACATTTGCGCAACTGCGAGTTTTACAGTCTTGCTGTGCTTAAAGCAGGACCGGCGATACAAAGGAGGGTCGTTATTGGTTTTCAATCTTTAAGCGAGGTGGCACATTGAAGAACCGCAggcactacagcatgcctcataaccagattgtGGTTCTTCCTCCAAAGCTctgaaatttatttttaattaactctatcttggTTCATTTTCATCGCAGCCTACGTCATAAAGGCCGATGACACCTCAAAATCCGGGAAAGTCAGTACAGTGACCAGTCCAGAATGGCCAGGCCAGAGTGAGCCCCAGTGTCTTGAGTTTTGGTACACACGGACGGGACCAGAAGGCGCTGCTCTACAGGTCAGTGTAATACATACATACTATTCTCCCAAATGATTCGCAATTTGGGCTCCTTCTACGATTGTACGGATGTTACGTGAAGTTTTACAACAGAACATTTTATCCGTGAAAAAAGATTGAAAGATGTTGGAACACGGGGCAGCGCAAGATTGCTAAAAAttcgtgcaaaagaaaaaaaaaaagaaatcgttatCGTACAGCAGCACCCTCTTTGACAGTGCAAGACGCCATATGCCAGAGGGTTACTTGCTTCGAACAAGTTTATTGAGACAAGTTGCTGAAGCCTGCCAAGTCAGTATTTGGTCGAAGAAAATGCTCTATACGGCTGTTATGATTCTAATTGTAACTTTATCAATAACAATATTATACTTGTACATAAATCGGTACTAACTTCTACACGTGGGTGAAATTTTATCTTCGGCCCCCGTTCTTGATACAAACGAGGTAATTTTACTGGAGAATTGCTATCATGACTAACCCTGAACAGTCACCTGCAACGGGATGTTTCATGCACCCAGGCTGAAGTGCTGGTGAGCAACAAGAGTCAAGTAGTTTGGAAAAGGCCCCCAACCTTGCACTGGATGCTAGCGCGAGTGCCGATCGTGCCGAAGGAGACCTTTCAGGTATGTAGCACAGAGTAAGAACAGAGCTTCCGAACAGGGGACGAACACTTTATGCGTTGTCTCAGCATGAGTTTTGCGACTAGTTGCGAGCCCTTTGACTAATTTTAGTGTTTAGCTAACACCGTCACCCCCACATGCATACATGGGTAAGGGTAGTGAGCTACTGCTTCTGAAGGTCTTTTCAACGAAGCTTTGATAACCGTAATTCCAAAGAGTGACCATGTTGTAGTTACACCCTGTCGTAAGTGATTTGATGGTGATATGATGGTAATCACTTATATCAGATCACCGTTTGCCTCCGAGAAATCTAATCCGGCACAGCGCTCCCTAGGAATTTTAGTGGAAGACAACTCTGCCACATTTCGTCACTTTGTGTTGCCACTGGGGTATTATGACTCCACGTTACTATCTTACATTCGTATCCCTAATTCAATGGCATCCTCTGACAGCGTTGATTGATGTATCGCATAGTGCTGTGTGCATTGACTGGGCTATCGTCGCTTAAGCATGACGTCGCACGGGAAAGAATGTCACGTGATAATGAAATTATGGCCAAAATCGAAAACACTGCCATGGTTGTCATTTTGGTTTGTTGGTAGGGCATCACGAAAGCCTTCAATGCAATTCGACAAGTGCACAGGGCGTAGAAGAACAACATCCCCCCCACACACTTTTAGCGGGCTTGTACACTGCGTTGCGTCTGCATGTCCTGTTCTTCCTGTGTGATGACGTATAGTAGCGTCAGTACATTAGACGTCTTGTGTGAATGCGGCCCACAGCTGGACCGAGGGTGAAGTGCCTAGTTAGCAGCGATAGCAGTCGGACTTGTTATCGAGGCACCCTACTCAAGTGCATGGAAGGGAGCTACCGGTCATTTCTTCGGTGTTCAGACGGAAAGTCTGgagttgcatttttctttcgcAATACTTGTTACTTACTTCGCTTTCCCATCGTGAGGGCAGGTGGTGTTCCGAGCCACCTTCCCGGCACCAGCTTGGCGGACGCTCAGCCTGGACAATGTGGCTCTGCGACCGGAGCGATGCATCCACCCTGCCAACTGCGTTTTCGACGAGGGCCTCTGTGGATACGTGAACAGCTTCAGACGAGACTTCCGCTGGCTCATTGGCCACGGCCGCCTCGAAAAGCCTAGACTACAGCCAAGTGTGCCCATTCCTCAAGGCACGTATGTTACGCTACCGCAAAACCTGTTGTGAGAAATCAGAAGTGGTAACAGTGACACAGACGTAACTAAACTGCTAGGTATTCCTATGGTTGGCTATCGGAGTCGCGTATACAAGCTAGTTCATTATGGAATTCCACCATATATTCTCTTTGCAGTGgtaaattttccttctttttttctttgggcAGGCGTTTTCTCGTTGTTCGCTTACTTGGACTTGACTTCTAAAGCCGTCATGGAGTCGCGGCGAGAGAAGACAGTTGGCCTGCTCAGCCCATTTTTTGACATAGGTGACGACGAAACGGCGATTGTTTTCCAGTACTTCAGAAATGGGCCAGGTAAGGCCAAGCCTGCTTCAACTTTGCCGTCCGTTCTCTGTGGGCAAAGTGCAACTACAATCAAAATACACAGGGACATTGACAAGCGCAATCGTGAACTTGCAGTAGGATTTTACTGACGGAAACCGTGCGATTGCATTCAGCATTTAACGCCGTAttcgcacgcatgcacgcacgcacacacacaaacacacacacacgcgcacacatgcacacacttaTGCGGGAACAGCGTGTAAGAGCACGTGGTAGCAAATCGTGAAGTTTTGCAGAGCCTGTTCCTGATTTAGTTGGTGCACAATAAAGGTCCTGTTAAGACGGAATACAGACAGCAACCAAACCAACGACATGACAGCTAACTTTGTGTTAGGTTCTTAAGTACGAAAACGCAAGCATATATTTTGAGGCGACGCCGAAGAATCGGAAACCGAGCGCATGCATCCTCTAGTCTCGTACCCAGTCATCACACAACACAACAACCCAACCAGCACAGCACGCGTACCCCCACACAAGTAACTACCTATaaagcaggagcgattcctccgagctctacaagTTAATACATTCCCCGAACCAACCACAAACCACCTCATAGcgcctacacaattctctccgcaatgccgctccTGCGCAGaacccgggtccctcaggcacctAGTAGAGGGTTTCAGACAGGTACCATTACACCCTCCGAGCCTTTATCAAACAAACGGGCTTTGAGAGAGAACCCTGACCAGCTCCGACCTCGGGAATCAGCAATGGCTGATGGCGCGGTCCCAACACGCGGCCCGaactcaaggcattctggaatgaggacgcctctccaaagcttcatttatACAATAAACATGCTTATTCCCTCTCTCACTCCTTCCAGAATGTAACCTGGAAGTTACACATTATGCGCAAGGCATAAATAATTGTAACAGTCAGTTGAAGGTGACGATTATGAAACATACATTGTAATGAAGTAAGAGAACATCTTGGTGGGCAAGTTTACAGCGATTAATTATAACTATTTCAAGGCGCCAAAAAAGCTGCCCACAGCACGCAAGAGAAGACAACGGGATGGAGCTCTTCCCCGTTGTCTtttcttgtgtgctgtgtgttgttcTTTGGCGCATTGGAATAGTTATAATTGCAATGAAAGTTTCACTGGTGCAGTTTGAGCCTTTAGTCTTAAAATGCTTTCCTTATCGCACGTGATGTTCTATCCTTGCTTTTAATACGACCGCATTCATCGTTCATTTTCTTGAATGAACAAGTGCGCTAAACTTCTTGGGTACACTTCTATTATAAGCTCAAAAATGGAATATGCTTCATTAATATCGAGCCCTCATCAATTATATCTTGTCATCCAACTGGAAGTGTTGCAAAATAAAGCGGCTCCTAATGTTTCAGGGCCATACTCCACGTATACAAGCGTttaagagaataaaaaaaatctcGTGACCTGGATTGCTGACGAAGCAGACGCATGATAGCCCAGCTTACTTTCTGCATAACTTTATCGTCATCCTAAGAACCAAACATCAACAATAGTGAAACCCGTGCTACGTATGCTTCCACGTATTAAACGCGATTTTGATGTTAAGCCTCCATTCGCACGCACTGACCTCATGCGATTTTCTGTCTTATACTTGGCTAATAAAGAGTGGAACAGTCTTATAGGCAGAATCATCTGTATTATTAACGCTGGGCCATTTATTCAAGAAATAAACAATGTTGAATTAAACGGGTCAGTGTTAAATAGGTGCCCACATTCATTGTTGAATTTCAGGCTTTGAATGCATATGATGGCGTGCTACGTTGAATGTACATAATATCCGTGATGCATTTCTTTTATGTGTTAAGATTTAGTGCTTGTATTTTCATTGCCATTACAATACAAGTGTATAATTTGTTCGCTATGCTTACTGCCTTGTACATATTTGCATGTTTTCCACGTCAAGCTTTTTGTCCATGAAATGTGCCCTCCCCCTCGCCCTCATATGCAATGCCTATGTAGGCCTTTTGGGTACGTAaatgaaatggaaaagaaaagcgcTTGAAACAGGGTTAGTCTTGATCGTACTTTCATTCCGTTACGGTGATGACAACCGTTTTCGTCATCGATATATTTTTGTCGTCGTCAAAACGCCTTCCCATCCGAAACTTCACTGTCACCGTAGCGCGAAAGATAGCAAACCTTTGACCGCAGCGCTCCATTGCGATTTGAGCTCAATGTCCCTCCAACAAGTTGCGCTTGTCAGCCAGGGGCACTAACCACTCAGCTGCTCAACAACAGCGCTTGACAATTTGTACGCCACACAAAATCTTAGAGCGATGAGCTCTGTGAGTGTATTTTGGAGGTGACGACAAACAGTACTGTATCAGACGACTATGTCATTAATTGTATCGCATCGAAGTTCTTCTTGACAAAATGGCTGCATGCAGGTGTGCAATTATTCGGTGTCATTCTTGTGAAGGCAACGTTGACGGCGCAAAAGACACGTAAATGGCAATAATGTTGATCAGCCTCAAACATGGCACAACCACGAAGGAGGATGCGACAAGATTCAAGTGGTTAGTGCTACGGgacgtgttacgtgacgccataGGGCAAAAAGGGCGCTGCACATCCGCCCTCCAGGGATCTTaatggtgctggctaacactcgaaGTGCCATATCTCATCCATACAAATACCCAACTGATTGTACAAATTAATGGCCGTTGCTCTAGCACAACTGGTagtgcatcgcacgcgtaatgcgaaggttgtgggtttggtcctGAAAAAAGACAGGTTATCTTTTCGTGCGCTTTcatttcgtccccccccccccccccccccccgctttgtaatttcctacatttcaatttcaaccacaccAATTTagccctatgctttccttggcttcgctGCCTGTTGAGTTTAAATGGTCGATATTTTATAGTTACCATTTATAAATTTGAAATACTCAATGCTTTTTTCTAATTTGTTATTTGAGCATACTGTAGTATATTATATACACtccaacctccctgcctttaattTATTCTCATCACTCTCTTTCTGTAATGTGTTACTCCTAACTATGATTCCAAGTGCGAGACTTTTTCCTAATATCTGATATCACGTGAAGGTAAAGCGCGGGAAATGTGCCTGTGCATAAAAGCGCGTGCGAAGTCTGCATCAGAGATaagattttttttctctgaacCTGGGCAGATATCGCCAAGGCAAACCTGTCGGTTTCCTGCTACTCCAATGGCACACCAAACGGGATCGAGACGCAGTACTCAGCAGAGCTGAACGAAGTCACCGAATGGACTGAGCTGAATGTGGCACTCAAGCAAGGTTCCAACTGTCAACTTGCGGTGTGGGTCATCAGAGGAGATGGCACGAACGGGGCGATCGCTATTCATTCTGTCAAAGTGCAGCAGCAAGGTATTCGTAGTTCACTTGTAACGCTTGGGCGTCTTTAACTTACGGTCTGCCATTTCCCATCTATCTGTGTTGTTACTCAAGGACAAGAAGGCGTGGCTGGTATACCAATACATTGGCGATACGCTGTGCACGTTCTACAGATGCGACGGACGCGAAAAAGCAACGCTGAGTTTGCTTGAACGCAAAGATAATTTCTGACTTGCGGATTCGCAAGCTTCAGTTATGTAAATTTCAACGAGCCAGCTCATGCTGCTGAACTGGTGATATGTCGGGACGTTTTTTTATGTTCGACACATATATTCAGATGTTTGTGACTTGATGACATCCGGTAAGAGTACCAATGAATGTTTTGGCGCACACGCTGTTTCTCAGAGATCACGGATACTGAACTTACGGGTGACATAAGTCCTACGTCGCAGCATTCATCTTGCGTCACGCAATGTGCGTGAAATTGAGTTGGATGTTACTGTAACACAAGGAGCCGCACCTGTAAACTATACTCCGAGGTGGCGGTCACGCGTAATAACTCGTCGCAAATACTACGTATAACCTGAATATAACtacaaaactgactttttggGAGC
This region includes:
- the LOC140217244 gene encoding MAM and LDL-receptor class A domain-containing protein 1-like, whose product is MFAGRDTELALYQIRAKKSDGATRELTLLFKHPDRTTADRWHNVRLTVLLDAKINQFAFFSALADEKANTSVIALGPLDYTPGACDVGTDAKGYCDFEFSQCGWMSSDGWKRDERPSELDDPHHHIRSGPVNSAYVIKADDTSKSGKVSTVTSPEWPGQSEPQCLEFWYTRTGPEGAALQAEVLVSNKSQVVWKRPPTLHWMLARVPIVPKETFQVVFRATFPAPAWRTLSLDNVALRPERCIHPANCVFDEGLCGYVNSFRRDFRWLIGHGRLEKPRLQPSVPIPQGVFSLFAYLDLTSKAVMESRREKTVGLLSPFFDIGDDETAIVFQYFRNGPDIAKANLSVSCYSNGTPNGIETQYSAELNEVTEWTELNVALKQGSNCQLAVWVIRGDGTNGAIAIHSVKVQQQAHCTFDEGTMCGWKSDSDLAAWTLNDPAKKAPGYPRFDHTQKTYKGRFIFVENKQLPEKTAMLRSPVLDLNSTDSACLSLWHFAQHSSSGR